The genomic DNA agcgattttggagccccaaaaaataaagtctgacactgtttccactgtttccccatctatttcccatgaattgatgggaccggatgccatgatcttcgttttctgaatgttgagctttaagccaactttttcactctcctttcactttcatcaagaggctttttagctcctcttcactttctgccataagggtggtgtcatttgcatatctgaagttattgatatttctcctggcaatcttgattccagcttgtgtttcttctagtccagcatttctcatgatgtactctgcatagaagttaaataagcagggtgacaatatacagccttgacgtactccttttcctatttggaaacagtctgttgttccatgttcacttctaactgttgcttcctgacctgcatacagatttctcaagaggcaggtcaggtggtctggtattcctatctctagTCTGTTCTATTCCATagttcacttaaaaaattattgaagtaagTTTATTTGCAGTATTATATTAGTATCAAGTGTACAGCATAGTTATTCCAAATTTTTTACAGATTAtgttccattaaaagttattatagtGGCCATAAGTCCCTgttctgtacaatatatcctttaTACAGagtagtagtttgtacctcttaatccaaAATCATAATGTGcttctcccccttccctttcctcactggtaaccactaatttgttttctacatctgtgtttctgttttgcttttatatttgtttgtattgtgttttagattccccatatgagtgatatcatacagtatttgtcctcctTGGACTTACTGCACTTAGCATAGTATTCTCCAAAGTCCACTTCTGTTGGATAAATGAAACGTATTTTCTCTCACATAGGGAGAGCAGATGAAATGACTATAAGGAAATTTTGATGTTTAATTTGTTCTTTGAAGATTAGTGAGCCAGACAGTGAAATATCCATCTCAGATAGTtaatttttaagtggaaaatcTTGTCATTaaaaggactctttttttttgtctctgtcaGATATTTTTATGGTCTAACTGAAATGAATtagtcatgggacttccctggcagcccagtggttaagacttcacgcttccaatgcaaggggcacaagtttgatccctgtattgggaaataagatcctatatgcctcatgacatggccaaaaaaagaaagtcttggcaatttccttgtggtccaggagttaggactcagtgctttcacccctctgtatgtgggtcaaaaagtgaaaaataaaactgaaggttttttttttcttttttaaagagggAACAGTCATAATGTTTGTAGTCAATTTTAAACAAAGTTGAAATATCATTTTGCTGATTTATACATGAGATTTTAACTGACTAGATAGTGCTATAACCATTAATCTGTTTAACCATtaatctgtttaattttttgctATTTTGCTTAAAGTTTGTTACTAATACATGTATTGACAGAAAAATCAGACCCTTCAAGGCTACCCAGCACTGCAGCAAAAGTTCTGTCAACCTGATTAGACATCATTTCTCTCTCAGAAATGGTGCTGACTTCAGAGTTACATTGCTAATCTGGTCAGTCTCTTCAGAAACATTGAAATTGGAGAAATCAGTTGTAAATGTTACCAAGATTTAGTCTGTTCTCTGAACTGTGGGAGAACTTACCTGATTTACCTGAACTACGGTGTTCATTTGCGTAGGACCAAGATCTTTCAAATAGTACTGAGATTATTGAAAATTTTTTCCTTCAGAGAGTGCCATGAGTATATAATGGACTTTTGAAGCCTAAAGTCATCTCTCTaactataattttactttttataagatAATCTCCATCACTCAAGGATCAGAGAACCTTTAGTCCTTCTTAAATGCTCTCTAGGAGCCTTCTCAATACAGATTGTGGAGTCCTGTAGTTAAAAGGTAGAAGGCAGTCTTCTTCCAGcatgctttgtttttgttttcgtgTAGCTCTTTGCTGTGCATTTTCTTGCATATGaaacttttcttttccaattttcatGTACTGAAAATACTACATAAAGGATAGTCTCTGTGGAAATAGACACTAAACATTTATGGAGTATTTGTTATACCATTAAGATTTAAATTCATCTTTGATATtttacttgatatttttctttcttatctttcaaaaaatttagTCATTGAAGGAAAACCTTGCAAGGTGTTGGACCCATACTGAAGCAGAGAAGATGTCCTTTGAAACTCAGAAAAAGAACCTTGATACAGAAAATCAGTATCTAAGaacatctctggagaaggaagaaaaagcttTGTCTTCATTACAGGAAGAGTTAAGGAAATTAAGAGAACAGATTAGGCTATTAGAAGATAAAGGGACAAGCACTGAATTAGTTACAGAAAATCAGAAACTTAAGCAGCATTTGGAagaagaaaagctgaaaacacACAGTTTCCTTAATCAAAGGGAGACTCTGTTGGCAGAAGCAAAGATGCTCAGGAAGGAACTGGAAAGAGAACGACTAATAACCATGGCTTTAAGGGTAGAACTCCAACAGCTAAGCTCCAGTCACTCATATGGCAACTCAGACTCGGCTGGTGTAGTGactgagaaaaaggaaatagaaatgttACGGGAAAGACTCACTGAGCTGGAGCGCAAGCTAACCTTTGAACAACAGCGTTCTGATTTGTGGGAAAGACTGTATGTTGAAGCAAAAGATCAAAATGAGAAACAAACtgatggaaaaaagaaagggaacagAGGAAACCACAGagctaaaaataaatcaaaggaaacatttttggGTTCTGTTAAGGAAACATTTGATGCAATGAAGAATTCTACTAAGGAGTTTGTGAGGcatcataaagaaaaaattaaacaggcTAAAGAAGCtgtaaaagaaaatctgaaaaaattctCAGATTCAGTTAAATCCACTTTCAGGCATTTTAAAGATACCACCAAGAATATCTTTGATGAAAAAGGCAATAAAAGATTTGGTGCTACAAAAGAAGCCACAGCCAAAAAGCCGACAACATTTAGTGAATATTTCCATCCACAGTATAAGGCACGTACACAAAACCAGAATAGTAGAGGCCCTACTAtgcagagagagggaaggaaagaaaagcctCATTTTGAAGAGtttggaaaaaatacaaattcacaGAAATGCAGTGCTGAGCATGACTGTGGTGGAAATTATAATTCCTTCAGAAAGGCTTGTTCTGGTGTATTTGAATGTGCTCAACAGGAATCTATTAacctttttaatgttaaaatgttGAATCCTGTAAGGATAGATGAATTTAGACAGTTAATTGAAGGGTATTTATTAGAAAAACTGGATAGTTTTCATCATTGGAAAGAACTTGATCACTTCATCAATAAGTTTTTCCTAAATGGTGTCTTTATACATGATCAGAAGCTCTTCACTGACTTTGTTAATGATGTTAAAGATTATCTTAAAGACATGAAAGAATATCAAGTAGATAATGATGGCGTATTTGAGAAGTTGGATggatatatatatagacactTCTTTGGTCACACCTTTTCCCCTCCATATGGACCCAGGTCGGTTTACATAGCACCATGTTATTATAATAGTTTTTAACATTTGTAGATTGAATAGCATTTTTATAATTTGATAAGTTTCTTAGAATGCTACTgcagttgacccttaaacaacCTGGGGGGTTAGTCTGCTTATGACCTATGGTCAGGCCCTCTGTATCAGCATTTCTGCATCTGAAGATTCAACCAGCCACAGACCATGTAGTACTgaagtatttactattgaaagaCATCCAGGTATAAATAGACCCAAGCAGTGCAAacccacattgttcaagggtcagctgtatttgTTGTAAAAGTACTTTCTGTAAACAAAAGTACTATGTGTAAAAGTACTTTATTGCCTTGGAATTTAGgataaattgaaagattaaatttTAAGTTGAAATCTATTACAAACTGAAAATGTCATAAAATCAGTTTGACTTGAGCAAATGGTTTAATTTCTACCTTAAAAAATCTGAGgatataaaattctattttagcctatttcatttttttcattatactttATATGAAAAGATAATCACCTTAAgttaaattatttccttaatctTTTATTTACCTACTCACTTTGGGAAGCTAGGagtgaaaaatacaaatttctcTTTGAATCAGAGTAACAATTCAAGTGTCCCACTTGCTTTGTGTATTCTACTTACCAACTAAATTAtgatatttaatacatttattatagAATTATTATTGGTAAAGGTAGAGGTATGATCAAAGGCCAAGTTCTTAGCAAGCCACAAGTTCTCATGCGTGTGCTTtatatataacctttaaaaataacattgtatTATCCATTGCTTACCAGCTTTCTATTCTGTAACACGAAACTCTCCTAATCTTTGAatgttagctttattttttaacctttgagatagttttctctatatataGCTTTCTGAATAAATGTAATGTGTCAATAAAATAATGAGATTGATTTTGGTGTCTTTAGTCATTAAATAAATATCTAGTGCAAAGTACTATGAGGCTGTcctgaggaaagaaatgaaaaattcttgCTGTCAAGGAGCTCAGAAGCTTTTGGAGAATTAGGTCAATACAAGAAATGCAGTGGAGATGTGGAGGCATATTATATGGTGGCCTCAGTCAGCAGATGTTTGGGAAGTCTTCATAATAAGATGGTCTTTGAGCTAAACTTCTTTTTAACTGGTTTTTGAAGTAGTGAAAACTTGGCTGCAGCTGGTGGAGTACATTCCACTCAAAGGGAACTTCATTTGCACTGATTTGGAGATGTGAAGACATGCTGTGTTAAGGAGACAAGGTAGAGCTGGGGTGTGAACAGAAGAAAAGATTCAGATCATGAAGAACCTTTCCGCTGGAGGACTTGTTTTATTGCATTTTGGGTCACTGGCAGCAGCCTGAAGGGTTTATTGGAAAGAGTGAAGCTAGGTGCTGAAAAGTGGTTTTTGAAACAACACAGACATGAGCTGATGAGTATCTGAACTAGGGCAGTAGCAGGAATAGAAAGGAGGAGACAGATTTGAATGGTATATAGTAAGTAAAATTGGTGCTATTTCTTGTGAAATAGAAGTAGAAAGTAACAATGCCTTTTGAGATTTCTGGGTTGGGTCACTAGTTATCTAGTTACATGTATATGTCTATGTCTATAGTTATAGGTGTATATATAACTGTCTATAGTTATAAATGGACATCAGCTACACTAAGGAATACCAGAAGGTTTTGGGTGAGGGGAATTGAAAATGAGTTGTTTAGTATCTATTCACATATAAGTACAGAGAATTAGTTGGCCATTGGTTATGTGACTCTCTCTAGCCCAGACTCTGTATATATGTAGATAGTCTAGGCTGGAGGTGTTTATCAGACTCCTGAGGAACACCAACATCCAAGGGGTTgtagagaaagaaggctgagaatgATGGGCAGAGAGTGGCATTGTGAAAATCGAAAATCATCTCAAGTAAAAGGAATAATGttacattcccccccccccccccaaaaaaaataaagaatggatGTCTTGGTTGGGAATTGGATGGCCATGGAGTGTTTTGTTGAAGTAGTGACAAAGGTGTGATTATGGAGATTAAGAACTACATGTAGATATTGTTTATAAGCTTTAGCTGTTAGAGCATGCATGCGCATGcagaaaaaagagggagagagatagTTAGGGAGGAACTCTGTAGGAGATGTGTATGTATCCGTGCTGAGAGGAAGCCACTTGGGGAGGGGGAATTAACTTTaataggaaaggagaaaaaataatggaaacacatctcattattttattgtcacatttctatttatcttttgaGTGTTTCCCCTCTTTGCCAGCAGTTATgtttgtccattttttctttctgtaggaTAAAAGTAGAAACTCACTGAAATCTTTTTCATATGGTTATACTAAGGATTATATACTTCAGATTCATTTACTATCCTTTTTCAGTGTTCAAATAATAGattaatggagaaaaaaacattaaaattgtttcctgtttaaataaatttaactctAACCTGGATGAAAAATGTGTTTACTGCTTTCAGTCGACCAGATAAAAAGCAACGTATGGTAAATATTGAAAGCTCCAGGCATCGAAAACAAGAGCAGAAGCACCCTCAGCCACAACCTTATAAAAGGGAAGGTAAATGGCATAAATATGGTCGCACTAATGGAAGACACATGGCAAACCTTGAAATAGAATTGGGGCAGTTACCTTTTGATCCTAAATATTGACCATCACAACTAAGTTAAATTAGAAAACTGTAACAGAAACTTGGATGCTTTCTTTACTGTTTGGTGTTGAAACTAAGATGAAATTATCAAGATAACAATGTCTTTTTATCATTTCTAAGTATAGTTTGATGATTTTATATTATTACTCAGAAGTATCAAGCAAAAGCTTACTAACTTGCATTTTCCTGTAGTTTAgctttgctgaattttttttttttggcactggAAATGTTCAACTGTAGTTTTATTAAGGAAGCCAAGCATGCAACACATTTTGTGCATGAAATGAGACTTCCTTTCAGTGTATGAGCTTAAAGCAAGTTCAAATCATACATGACAAAGTGTAATTAACACTGATATTTGTGTTAAATTTCGAGTAGAGCTTGGAAAAAAAGTACATTGTGATGGAATTTCATCTTTAACATTTTATAACCTTACACTTGCTTCTTGTCTTTTTGTGGGTTCAAGAGCCCGTTGATTTGTGAAGAATTTGCTGCCTTCTTATGAACTTGCTGACTTGTTCTCTTGTGAAATTTCTTGCACATCTGAATACTGTGGAAGAAACAATAAAACTACACCATGAGGAAAACTAAAGGTCTTTATTTAAAATCTGGcattgcattaatatatgattttatattgtGATTTTTCCCCCATACATTTCCTCAGTAGTGCTATTTGGTAAAGCAGTTCATAGTGGTTTTTGCTAGTTCCATGAGTTTTACCCAGTATTTAGAAGCATCTTTCAGCAACATCTGAATATTTCTGCTCAGCaatctctttttctctgagaAAGATCTAAACATAGTTCAGAATTTCATCTTTGGTTGAGTTTCCCTTTTAACTTCCGTTCATAGACGTATACGTGACTTCCCGTTCGACTCTCCGGAAAGTGAGTGTGGAAGAAAACAGCAGTTCTCTCATAGTTGTTTGAAATTAGGAAAGGACTTATTTCCtagaagtaaataaatgtttttaagcaAATAAAAGCCACCTTTTGTTGAGTACTTTTCATTAAGTTAAGAATGACCTATTTGTTCTTCTGCagcttttttcttaataaaatttcaCAATAAAATAACTCATGGTAAGTTACACATATTCCTTGATAGTTCTATAGAACTAGGGCTGATTTTGACCAGGGAAAAGACCAGTTAATAAAATATGTGTTGAAAGGGACCATTAAAAAAAGTGATATTGTTATCTGAGTGTTTGCTAAACCtgaggtaaaataaaaataccaagttATACCTTTTTTGATATTCCCTTACCTCCTCCAAGACGCTGAAGATGATCAAGTGAGTAGGCAGTGGTGAATCATTTTGAAACTCCATATACAACCACTTTAAGGGATTTAGATAAAACATATCTGCTTCAACTAGATAATCAGTTTTTCCAGTCAGGTCTGGGGGACACTGGAGAAATCTCATTGGAAGCGGGTAGTGGACATGGCTATAAAAAGAAAGTTATCATTATAGttacaagaaattaaaaaaaattgtgacagTTTTCAAATTATACTTAAGATACATCATGTTCACATAAAATGTGAAATCTGAATCTAAACTGGGTTTCACTTAAGGTGAAGAGGCACATCTTTAATGCAGTTTTCTCAAAAAAACGGAGACTAAGATTCTTATACAGTGTAGGTAGCATAACCTCAAGTCCAAAGTAAAGAGTGAAACTCCATGTGAAGGTGGGAAGTCAGTCCGCAGCTTGTGGGAGTGTTTCAGGCATAGGGGCTTTGGGACCAGGTATGTTACTTGTTAATAAGAGAGTAATATCTGGCAAAGTAGAAAATGGTCATGAACCTGAAAGGATAAAGGATTCTtcgttcttttcctctttctgctcTGAATTCTTAAGGGACaagtttttcctatttcttctgttgttcttaaatatttatataagtatGATTTAGTAAAAAGAACAACATGGGTTCACGGATCAAAATCCAAATAAGTAATGGTTTTACTGAGGCATTGGGAGATTAGAGTGTATGTAGAAAAGGTGGATTAAGCAGTTACTTGGGACATGCAAAAAGCCATGTTTACAACTTTGcctcagaaaaattaaataaaaatttgatagaggtttattttttttctatgaaatgtGTACAAAGTAAATTTACACAGGATCTTAATACTTCATGACTTTCACAATTTTGAAGATGAAGGTCTTGCTTCAAGGGGAAAGCAGAAACAACTGAGAAAAGGCTGACAGCCTTATATTTCAGAGGTAGGTGtcatacttgtgtgtgtgtgtgtgtgcacgcacgctcCATTGTGCATTGTTGGAAACCTAAGATTGAGAACTAGCTGAACTATGCAAAGCCTAAGATATCAGTCACTACAACCATGTATCGGAAAGCATCATAGTACCTCTAGGATTCCTGTTCTCTGAAGTTACCACTACTGAGAATATAGGGAGAGTGAATATCCCTCTCTCAGCTCTGGTCTTTTTTACATAGAATGGGATCTTCAAGTTAAAGGGGTGTTTGAGGTCTTGCATCCATCTAACTGGCTTTTGCTGGACAATCCCAGTTTTCCAAATAGCCTATTAATGATTGGCATTAATGATTCAGTTAAGCAGAGTATTCCAAAAGTGTTCAATTACTGTAAAATGATACCAACTTTGATACTGACTGAATGTGCACATGGAAAATTAACTTCAGATTAACTCTAGATACGTAAAGAATTTTCTAAAGGAAAGCTGTTTTCTTTGTCCTTTTATCCTTATTAGGCAATTGGTGTATATAGCTCCCTGAAATACAAGCTTAGTGTCCATGATGTATTTTCAAAAGCCCTGCATAATTAAGGCACTTTCACTGTTATTTCCCAGACACACTTAATCCAAGCATTAGAATATCATCTAATTGAATTCCCTAACTTTTACAGGCAAGACAGCTGATAtctaaagaaagtaaaaacactGGTTTAAGACCAGGACAACAGTCCCCATCAGTAAATATGGACTTGAATCCGTGTTCTGAGATCATTTACAAATTATGTAAATATAAGATGTATCACAAAGATTTATATTAAGATCAATgatacctgaatttttttttttttttactaagagTACCTTTTAAAGGTAGTATAAAATACTGTATAGTTATTTGATCAGAGTATTTAAATGTAAGTTGTTTTGaatattaaagtatatttaaaagtgGTATATGATTTTCATTGACATAAACAGGAGTTTCAAATGCCTTATAATCATTTGACCAATTAATTTAAATTCAGGAATTCGAAAGGAGTTTTAAAGTAGTTTTTATAGTCATAGCATTTAGTGAACAACTTTTATTACCTGTAATAAGGGGTAGAATGACAAGGCATCATCATAAGTACTGAAGCTGAAGATACATTTGTATTGTTGTAAGAGAGTTCTTGAATATTAGTCATGACATCAAGAGTACCTCGTTGATGAACTAAACCAGTATAGAGGGCAAGGAGCATATttgataaaaacagaaaactcagaGCTGGTTTCTTCCACGTTTTCAAGTTGTTTAGCGAGTATCCTATATAAAGATAGACACATTGAATGGTAAcactggtgattttttttcttatagctaAGTGAATATtaattgcaaatatatttatagtCTTTAATGGAAGTGTAGTACAAGCTGAAATGCTGTCATGGAAAAACATGAAATAAGCATTGGGTCATGTTTGTAATTTCCTTGACTATTCACTGTCATTGTTCAGTATCATCTGGGTCTTGACCTTTTTCTAGAAAAAGGAATTGACCAACAGGGAGTCCAGGTTTGAATTCTAGCTTTGGCATTAGTTTCCCCATCCGCAACAGTACCTTTTTCAAATATCAGGGAAAAATGTATGTACAGCGCCAGTCCTGTTACATAATTGATCAGTATATAGAACTTGCTTTTATTCCATTTACTTATTGCTTTAATCTCCCAAGCACTAGTGACAGATTGTGTACCTACAAGTCTGAGTAATTCTGGAGGAAATGTAACTATGTATTATTCTTAGAAAAATAGACCACTAGGCTCCTAGGAGATT from Ovis aries strain OAR_USU_Benz2616 breed Rambouillet chromosome 7, ARS-UI_Ramb_v3.0, whole genome shotgun sequence includes the following:
- the CCPG1 gene encoding cell cycle progression protein 1 isoform X3 codes for the protein MSENSSDSDSSCGWTVINHEGSDIEMVNSEHGAASDSCEPTPECASLSQEKLQELQLEQGESSQNGTVLLGGATYPALEEMKSALEGEEEKLPDDNLYFGTVSDDSDIVTLEPPKLEDIGNQEEAIIIKEAESPEDFNMGSSSSSQYTFCQPETERWWEKLWKIPECIRGWDDQLKHHVPSQLTFQVFSSQPSDDESSSDETSHQPSPTFRRRRARKKTVSSSESEERLLAEQEPEPPQELCKRQFSSGLNKCVILALVIAISMGFGHFYGTIQIQKRQQLVKKIHEDELNDMKDYLSQCQQEQESLIEYKSLKENLARCWTHTEAEKMSFETQKKNLDTENQYLRTSLEKEEKALSSLQEELRKLREQIRLLEDKGTSTELVTENQKLKQHLEEEKLKTHSFLNQRETLLAEAKMLRKELERERLITMALRVELQQLSSSHSYGNSDSAGVVTEKKEIEMLRERLTELERKLTFEQQRSDLWERLYVEAKDQNEKQTDGKKKGNRGNHRAKNKSKETFLGSVKETFDAMKNSTKEFVRHHKEKIKQAKEAVKENLKKFSDSVKSTFRHFKDTTKNIFDEKGNKRFGATKEATAKKPTTFSEYFHPQYKARTQNQNSRGPTMQREGRKEKPHFEEFGKNTNSQKCSAEHDCGGNYNSFRKACSGVFECAQQESINLFNVKMLNPVRIDEFRQLIEGYLLEKLDSFHHWKELDHFINKFFLNGVFIHDQKLFTDFVNDVKDYLKDMKEYQVDNDGVFEKLDGYIYRHFFGHTFSPPYGPSRPDKKQRMVNIESSRHRKQEQKHPQPQPYKREGKWHKYGRTNGRHMANLEIELGQLPFDPKY
- the CCPG1 gene encoding cell cycle progression protein 1 isoform X5, giving the protein MSENSSDSDSSCGWTVINHEGSDIEMVNSEHGAASDSCEPTPECASLSQEKLQELQLEQGESSQNGTVLLGGATYPALEEMKSALEGEEEKLPDDNLYFGTVSDDSDIVTLEPPKLEDIGNQEEAIIIKEAESPEDFNMGSSSSSQYTFCQPETERWWEKLWKIPECIRGWDDQLKHHVPSQLTFQVFSSQPSDDESSSDETSHQPSPTFRRRRARKKTVSSSESEERLLAEQEPEPPQELCKRQFSSGLNKCVILALVIAISMGFGHFYGKRGGNKGEGTIQIQKRQQLVKKIHEDELNDMKDYLSQCQQEQESLIEYKSLKENLARCWTHTEAEKMSFETQKKNLDTENQYLRTSLEKEEKALSSLQEELRKLREQIRLLEDKGTSTELVTENQKLKQHLEEEKLKTHSFLNQRETLLAEAKMLRKELERERLITMALRVELQQLSSSHSYGNSDSAGVVTEKKEIEMLRERLTELERKLTFEQQRSDLWERLYVEAKDQNEKQTDGKKKGNRGNHRAKNKSKETFLGSVKETFDAMKNSTKEFVRHHKEKIKQAKEAVKENLKKFSDSVKSTFRHFKDTTKNIFDEKGNKRFGATKEATAKKPTTFSEYFHPQYKARTQNQNSRGPTMQREGRKEKPHFEEFGKNTNSQKCSAEHDCGGNYNSFRKACSGVFECAQQESINLFNVKMLNPVRIDEFRQLIEGYLLEKLDSFHHWKELDHFINKFFLNGVFIHDQKLFTDFVNDVKDYLKDMKEYQVDNDGVFEKLDGYIYRHFFGHTFSPPYGPSRPDKKQRMVNIESSRHRKQEQKHPQPQPYKREEPVDL
- the CCPG1 gene encoding cell cycle progression protein 1 isoform X1; protein product: MSENSSDSDSSCGWTVINHEGSDIEMVNSEHGAASDSCEPTPECASLSQEKLQELQLEQGESSQNGTVLLGGATYPALEEMKSALEGEEEKLPDDNLYFGTVSDDSDIVTLEPPKLEDIGNQEEAIIIKEAESPEDFNMGSSSSSQYTFCQPETERWWEKLWKIPECIRGWDDQLKHHVPSQLTFQVFSSQPSDDESSSDETSHQPSPTFRRRRARKKTVSSSESEERLLAEQEPEPPQELCKRQFSSGLNKCVILALVIAISMGFGHFYGKRGGNKGEGTIQIQKRQQLVKKIHEDELNDMKDYLSQCQQEQESLIEYKSLKENLARCWTHTEAEKMSFETQKKNLDTENQYLRTSLEKEEKALSSLQEELRKLREQIRLLEDKGTSTELVTENQKLKQHLEEEKLKTHSFLNQRETLLAEAKMLRKELERERLITMALRVELQQLSSSHSYGNSDSAGVVTEKKEIEMLRERLTELERKLTFEQQRSDLWERLYVEAKDQNEKQTDGKKKGNRGNHRAKNKSKETFLGSVKETFDAMKNSTKEFVRHHKEKIKQAKEAVKENLKKFSDSVKSTFRHFKDTTKNIFDEKGNKRFGATKEATAKKPTTFSEYFHPQYKARTQNQNSRGPTMQREGRKEKPHFEEFGKNTNSQKCSAEHDCGGNYNSFRKACSGVFECAQQESINLFNVKMLNPVRIDEFRQLIEGYLLEKLDSFHHWKELDHFINKFFLNGVFIHDQKLFTDFVNDVKDYLKDMKEYQVDNDGVFEKLDGYIYRHFFGHTFSPPYGPSRPDKKQRMVNIESSRHRKQEQKHPQPQPYKREGKWHKYGRTNGRHMANLEIELGQLPFDPKY
- the CCPG1 gene encoding cell cycle progression protein 1 isoform X6, whose translation is MSENSSDSDSSCGWTVINHEGSDIEMVNSEHGAASDSCEPTPECASLSQEKLQELQLEQGESSQNGTVLLGGATYPALEEMKSALEGEEEKLPDDNLYFGTVSDDSDIVTLEPPKLEDIGNQEEAIIIKEAESPEDFNMGSSSSSQYTFCQPETVFSSQPSDDESSSDETSHQPSPTFRRRRARKKTVSSSESEERLLAEQEPEPPQELCKRQFSSGLNKCVILALVIAISMGFGHFYGKRGGNKGEGTIQIQKRQQLVKKIHEDELNDMKDYLSQCQQEQESLIEYKSLKENLARCWTHTEAEKMSFETQKKNLDTENQYLRTSLEKEEKALSSLQEELRKLREQIRLLEDKGTSTELVTENQKLKQHLEEEKLKTHSFLNQRETLLAEAKMLRKELERERLITMALRVELQQLSSSHSYGNSDSAGVVTEKKEIEMLRERLTELERKLTFEQQRSDLWERLYVEAKDQNEKQTDGKKKGNRGNHRAKNKSKETFLGSVKETFDAMKNSTKEFVRHHKEKIKQAKEAVKENLKKFSDSVKSTFRHFKDTTKNIFDEKGNKRFGATKEATAKKPTTFSEYFHPQYKARTQNQNSRGPTMQREGRKEKPHFEEFGKNTNSQKCSAEHDCGGNYNSFRKACSGVFECAQQESINLFNVKMLNPVRIDEFRQLIEGYLLEKLDSFHHWKELDHFINKFFLNGVFIHDQKLFTDFVNDVKDYLKDMKEYQVDNDGVFEKLDGYIYRHFFGHTFSPPYGPSRPDKKQRMVNIESSRHRKQEQKHPQPQPYKREGKWHKYGRTNGRHMANLEIELGQLPFDPKY
- the CCPG1 gene encoding cell cycle progression protein 1 isoform X10, whose product is MSENSSDSDSSCGWTVINHEGSDIEMVNSEHGAASDSCEPTPECASLSQEKLQELQLEQGESSQNGTVLLGGATYPALEEMKSALEGEEEKLPDDNLYFGTVSDDSDIVTLEPPKLEDIGNQEEAIIIKEAESPEDFNMGSSSSSQYTFCQPETVFSSQPSDDESSSDETSHQPSPTFRRRRARKKTVSSSESEERLLAEQEPEPPQELCKRQFSSGLNKCVILALVIAISMGFGHFYGKRGGNKGEGTIQIQKRQQLVKKIHEDELNDMKDYLSQCQQEQESLIEYKSLKENLARCWTHTEAEKMSFETQKKNLDTENQYLRTSLEKEEKALSSLQEELRKLREQIRLLEDKGTSTELVTENQKLKQHLEEEKLKTHSFLNQRETLLAEAKMLRKELERERLITMALRVELQQLSSSHSYGNSDSAGVVTEKKEIEMLRERLTELERKLTFEQQRSDLWERLYVEAKDQNEKQTDGKKKGNRGNHRAKNKSKETFLGSVKETFDAMKNSTKEFVRHHKEKIKQAKEAVKENLKKFSDSVKSTFRHFKDTTKNIFDEKGNKRFGATKEATAKKPTTFSEYFHPQYKARTQNQNSRGPTMQREGRKEKPHFEEFGKNTNSQKCSAEHDCGGNYNSFRKACSGVFECAQQESINLFNVKMLNPVRIDEFRQLIEGYLLEKLDSFHHWKELDHFINKFFLNGVFIHDQKLFTDFVNDVKDYLKDMKEYQVDNDGVFEKLDGYIYRHFFGHTFSPPYGPSRPDKKQRMVNIESSRHRKQEQKHPQPQPYKREEPVDL
- the CCPG1 gene encoding cell cycle progression protein 1 isoform X8, with amino-acid sequence MSENSSDSDSSCGWTVINHEGSDIEMVNSEHGAASDSCEPTPECASLSQEKLQELQLEQGESSQNGTVLLGGATYPALEEMKSALEGEEEKLPDDNLYFGTVSDDSDIVTLEPPKLEDIGNQEEAIIIKEAESPEDFNMGSSSSSQYTFCQPETVFSSQPSDDESSSDETSHQPSPTFRRRRARKKTVSSSESEERLLAEQEPEPPQELCKRQFSSGLNKCVILALVIAISMGFGHFYGTIQIQKRQQLVKKIHEDELNDMKDYLSQCQQEQESLIEYKSLKENLARCWTHTEAEKMSFETQKKNLDTENQYLRTSLEKEEKALSSLQEELRKLREQIRLLEDKGTSTELVTENQKLKQHLEEEKLKTHSFLNQRETLLAEAKMLRKELERERLITMALRVELQQLSSSHSYGNSDSAGVVTEKKEIEMLRERLTELERKLTFEQQRSDLWERLYVEAKDQNEKQTDGKKKGNRGNHRAKNKSKETFLGSVKETFDAMKNSTKEFVRHHKEKIKQAKEAVKENLKKFSDSVKSTFRHFKDTTKNIFDEKGNKRFGATKEATAKKPTTFSEYFHPQYKARTQNQNSRGPTMQREGRKEKPHFEEFGKNTNSQKCSAEHDCGGNYNSFRKACSGVFECAQQESINLFNVKMLNPVRIDEFRQLIEGYLLEKLDSFHHWKELDHFINKFFLNGVFIHDQKLFTDFVNDVKDYLKDMKEYQVDNDGVFEKLDGYIYRHFFGHTFSPPYGPSRPDKKQRMVNIESSRHRKQEQKHPQPQPYKREGKWHKYGRTNGRHMANLEIELGQLPFDPKY